A DNA window from Streptomyces sp. CA-278952 contains the following coding sequences:
- a CDS encoding Dyp-type peroxidase, producing the protein MPDAVPDPVSVQPVVAPLTSAALFLVGTIEPGGESAVRDMLPDLAAAARSLGFRYPDAGLACVAGFGSSAWDRLFAGPRPAHLHPFPELRGPLHHAPATPGDVLLHIRAERMDVCYAWAAQLLDKLGGALRIVDETHGFRYLDHRDLLGFVDGTENPVGDDARSAALVGAEDDPEFEGGSYVVVQKYLHDLTSWNALSVEEQERVIGRTKLDDVEFPDDEKPADSHLALNTITDPDGTERDILRANMPFGSFGKGEFGTYFIGYAADPDVTERMLRNMFLGDPPGAHDRILDFSTAVTGSLFFAPRADFLDAPPPPPVLTRAGDRPEPVPAPVRQESLAAGADHGSLRIGSLQESAQ; encoded by the coding sequence ATGCCCGACGCCGTCCCCGACCCCGTCTCCGTCCAGCCCGTCGTGGCTCCGTTGACCAGCGCGGCGCTGTTCCTGGTCGGCACGATCGAGCCGGGCGGCGAAAGCGCGGTACGGGACATGCTGCCGGATCTCGCGGCCGCCGCCCGGTCGCTCGGCTTCCGCTACCCGGACGCCGGTCTCGCCTGTGTCGCGGGCTTCGGCTCCAGCGCCTGGGACCGGCTGTTCGCCGGGCCGCGCCCGGCTCACCTCCACCCGTTCCCGGAGCTGCGAGGCCCTCTTCACCATGCCCCGGCGACCCCCGGGGACGTACTGCTGCACATCCGGGCCGAGCGGATGGACGTCTGCTACGCGTGGGCGGCCCAGCTGCTCGACAAGCTCGGCGGAGCGCTGCGGATCGTGGACGAGACGCACGGCTTCCGCTACCTGGACCACCGGGACCTGCTCGGCTTCGTGGACGGTACGGAGAACCCGGTGGGCGACGACGCCCGCTCGGCGGCGCTCGTCGGGGCGGAGGACGACCCGGAGTTCGAGGGCGGCAGCTACGTCGTCGTACAGAAGTACCTGCACGACCTGACGTCCTGGAACGCGCTCTCCGTGGAGGAACAGGAACGCGTCATCGGCCGCACCAAGTTGGACGACGTGGAGTTCCCCGACGACGAGAAACCCGCCGACTCCCACCTCGCGCTCAACACGATCACCGACCCGGACGGCACCGAACGGGACATCCTGCGGGCGAACATGCCGTTCGGCAGCTTCGGGAAGGGCGAGTTCGGTACGTACTTCATCGGGTACGCCGCCGATCCCGACGTGACCGAGCGGATGCTCCGCAACATGTTCCTCGGCGATCCGCCCGGGGCGCACGACCGCATCCTCGACTTCTCCACGGCGGTCACCGGTTCCCTCTTCTTCGCCCCCCGCGCCGACTTCCTCGACGCTCCGCCGCCCCCGCCCGTTCTGACCCGCGCCGGGGACCGGCCGGAACCGGTGCCCGCACCGGTCCGGCAGGAGTCTCTCGCGGCCGGGGCGGACCACGGTTCGCTGCGCATCGGCAGCCTGCAAGAAAGCGCCCAGTGA
- a CDS encoding diaminopimelate decarboxylase has product MTQTTPAHHEGGTTAPTARFDAVVRAAVGQGLLGEGRPVAGFIDTEGVRASVDDLHEAFAATPEVLHTFAAKACSLVPVLRLLADRGMGCEVASPGELRLAVEAGFAASRVVLDSPAKTREEIRLALALGVAVNADSLDELRRIDALRNPATASVLGLRVNPQVGGGSIGPMSTATDTSKFGVALRDPGAREAIVGAFRQRPWLTRLHAHVGSQGCPLELIADGVARTYELAEEINATLGVRQVTSLDIGGGLPVNFADETVRPSYADYVATLTAAAPGLFSGRYSLVTEFGRSLLAKNGFIGARVEYTKDAGGRRIALTHAGAQTATRTVLMPDAWPLRIGAFGPDGTPKGGPPLAQDIAGPCCFAGDVVAYGRELPELAEDDVVVLYDTGAYYFSTPWAYNSLPRPAVYGFRAAGLKDGSGHDGQVTFVTVRDAQSLDDIAAESGLAHADALIERAD; this is encoded by the coding sequence ATGACGCAGACGACTCCCGCGCACCACGAGGGCGGCACGACAGCGCCGACCGCCCGCTTCGACGCCGTCGTCCGGGCGGCCGTCGGACAGGGGCTGCTGGGCGAGGGCCGCCCGGTCGCCGGTTTCATCGACACGGAGGGCGTGCGCGCCTCCGTCGACGACCTGCACGAGGCCTTCGCCGCCACACCCGAGGTACTGCACACCTTCGCGGCCAAGGCCTGCTCCCTCGTCCCGGTACTGCGGCTGCTCGCCGACCGCGGCATGGGGTGCGAGGTGGCGAGCCCCGGTGAACTGCGACTGGCCGTGGAGGCCGGGTTCGCCGCGTCCCGCGTCGTCCTGGACTCCCCCGCCAAGACCCGGGAGGAGATCCGGCTGGCGCTCGCGCTCGGCGTCGCCGTCAACGCCGACAGCCTCGACGAACTGCGCCGCATCGACGCCCTTCGCAACCCGGCCACCGCCTCGGTCCTCGGACTGCGGGTCAACCCTCAGGTGGGCGGTGGCTCCATCGGGCCGATGAGCACGGCGACCGACACCTCGAAGTTCGGGGTCGCGCTCCGCGACCCGGGGGCCCGCGAGGCGATCGTGGGGGCCTTCCGGCAGCGACCGTGGCTGACCCGGCTGCACGCCCATGTGGGCTCCCAGGGCTGCCCGTTGGAGCTGATCGCGGACGGGGTGGCACGGACGTACGAGCTGGCCGAGGAGATCAACGCGACGCTGGGCGTCCGACAGGTCACCAGCCTGGACATCGGCGGCGGACTTCCGGTCAACTTCGCCGACGAGACCGTACGCCCCAGCTACGCGGACTACGTGGCAACGCTGACGGCGGCCGCCCCCGGCCTCTTCTCGGGCCGCTACTCCCTGGTCACGGAGTTCGGCCGGTCGCTGCTGGCGAAGAACGGGTTCATCGGGGCCCGGGTGGAGTACACGAAGGATGCCGGGGGCCGCCGGATCGCGCTCACCCACGCGGGAGCGCAGACCGCCACCCGTACCGTCCTCATGCCCGACGCCTGGCCGTTGCGGATCGGGGCGTTCGGCCCGGACGGCACGCCCAAGGGCGGCCCGCCGCTGGCGCAGGACATCGCGGGACCGTGCTGCTTCGCGGGGGACGTGGTGGCGTACGGCCGGGAGCTGCCGGAGCTGGCCGAGGACGATGTGGTCGTGCTGTACGACACGGGGGCGTACTACTTCTCCACCCCGTGGGCGTACAACAGTCTGCCCCGCCCCGCGGTGTACGGCTTCCGGGCGGCGGGGCTGAAGGACGGCTCGGGTCACGACGGACAGGTGACGTTCGTGACGGTGCGGGACGCGCAGTCGCTGGACGACATCGCGGCGGAGAGCGGTCTCGCGCACGCGGACGCGCTGATCGAACGGGCCGATTGA
- a CDS encoding family 1 encapsulin nanocompartment shell protein, whose amino-acid sequence MNNLHRELAPVTPSAWDEIEEEARRTFRRHVAGRRVVDVSDPDGPTLAAVGDGHLTDIDPPTPDVVARARTSMPVIEWRVPFTVARRAVDDVERGSADSDWQPVKDAARTCAFAEDMAIIDGYGAAGITGLRDGSSHDPLPLPADARDYPVAVSQAVTRLRLAGVDGPYRLLLGADAFTEAAETSDHGYPVKTHLSRLVDDEILWAPAVKGGVLLSTRGGDFELCLGQDLSIGYADHDATSIHLYFQQAFTFRMLTPEAVVGLIA is encoded by the coding sequence ATGAACAACCTGCACCGCGAGCTCGCGCCGGTCACCCCGTCCGCCTGGGACGAGATCGAGGAGGAGGCCCGGCGTACCTTCCGCCGCCATGTCGCCGGCCGCCGTGTCGTGGACGTGTCCGATCCGGACGGTCCGACGCTGGCCGCCGTCGGCGACGGCCATCTGACCGATATCGATCCGCCCACCCCGGACGTGGTGGCCCGGGCCCGGACATCGATGCCGGTCATCGAGTGGCGGGTGCCGTTCACGGTGGCCCGCCGGGCCGTGGACGACGTGGAGCGCGGCTCGGCCGACAGCGACTGGCAGCCCGTCAAGGACGCGGCACGCACCTGCGCGTTCGCCGAGGACATGGCGATCATCGACGGATACGGGGCGGCCGGGATCACCGGCCTGCGGGACGGCTCGTCCCACGATCCCCTCCCGCTGCCCGCCGACGCGCGGGACTATCCGGTGGCGGTCAGCCAGGCCGTGACGCGGCTGCGGCTGGCCGGTGTGGACGGACCGTACCGGCTGCTGCTCGGTGCGGACGCGTTCACCGAGGCCGCCGAGACCTCCGACCACGGATATCCGGTCAAGACACACCTGAGCCGCCTGGTGGACGACGAGATCCTGTGGGCGCCCGCGGTCAAGGGCGGGGTGCTCCTGTCCACCCGGGGCGGAGACTTCGAGCTCTGTCTCGGTCAGGACCTGTCGATCGGCTACGCGGACCACGACGCCACGAGCATCCACCTCTACTTCCAGCAGGCCTTCACCTTCCGGATGCTGACACCGGAGGCCGTGGTCGGCCTGATCGCCTGA